The Haloterrigena turkmenica DSM 5511 genome includes the window GCCGCGGGCGAACGACTCGGGCGGGATGTCGTATTCGTCGGGTACCACCGTCCCGGCGGCGACGACGCTGCCCGCGCCGACGGTCGACCCCGTGTTGACCGTCGCGTTGAATCCGATCAGCGTTCCCTCCTCGACGGTCGCCTCGTTGAGCACCGCGCCGTGGCCGATCATGACGCGATCCGCGAGGGTCGAGGCGTGAATCGTCGCGTTGTCGCCGATATGCGCCTGTTTACCGACGCGGACGGGACCGATGTCGCCCCTGAGGACGACCCCCGGCCAGACGCTCGCCTCGGCATCGATC containing:
- a CDS encoding gamma carbonic anhydrase family protein, translating into MVDSRTYAFEGTEPTVDDAAAVSREATLVGDVRIDAEASVWPGVVLRGDIGPVRVGKQAHIGDNATIHASTLADRVMIGHGAVLNEATVEEGTLIGFNATVNTGSTVGAGSVVAAGTVVPDEYDIPPESFARGVPARITPLEETGVDAEAIFEDFSSGEYTNLAGRHEELFD